The Moorella glycerini genomic interval GGTCACCAACCTATGGGTTCTTTCTCCCCCTGGAGTTATAGTAAATATGGAGACTATCACGAAGGGGGAGAGGGAAGATGCGTAACTTTCTGCGCGACCGGCGTTTAAGCATTGTCTGGACCCTTTTGCGGATATGGCTAGGCTGGCAGTGGCTGGAGGCCGGCCTGCACAAGTTTAGTGATCCTAAATGGATGCAAACCGGTGAAGCATTGAAAGGTTTCTGGGCCAAGGCCGTCGGGGCCTTGCCGGGGACCACATCAGCCATTAAGTATGGCTGGTATGAAGCATTTATCCGTTCATTACTAAACGGCGGCCATTATACCTGGTTTGCCAAGCTGGTAGTTGCCGGTGAGATTTTAACGGGTATTGCCCTGATTCTTGGAGCGGCAACCGTATTTTCCCTGTGCATAAGCGCCTTTATGAACCTTAATTTTATGCTGGCCGGTAGCGCCAGCACCAA includes:
- a CDS encoding DoxX family membrane protein, whose protein sequence is MRNFLRDRRLSIVWTLLRIWLGWQWLEAGLHKFSDPKWMQTGEALKGFWAKAVGALPGTTSAIKYGWYEAFIRSLLNGGHYTWFAKLVVAGEILTGIALILGAATVFSLCISAFMNLNFMLAGSASTNPVLYTVAIILLVAGSSAYYYGIDRLALNYWQRNKEKVTGEPLSAHK